Genomic DNA from Neisseria lisongii:
GACTTTACGCTCGAAATAGGTCAGATAGGCCACGGTGAGAATCAGCGGGATTAAGATAATCACGATTTTGAGCAGCACCGATACCACCAAACCGACCGTTACGCCCAAACCGCCCATGCCCAATGTTACGGCAAACAGGTTTTCAAACCATTCCTGCATGATTATTCCCCTACCAGTTCAATCGGGTTCATCAACGCACCCAACGCTGTATTTTCGCTGTGCAGCGGCAGATGTACCACGTTTTCGGCAATATTTTTATCGGCAACCACGGCCACCCGCAGGCTTTCAGTGTTTTGTTTGGCAAGGGCGAAGCCGCCGTCTTTTAAGCCGAGCGCAGCCAAAGTATTCGGGTGGACACGGGCGGCAGGCACGGCGGCATGGCCGGTTGCCTGCAGCGGTGCAGAACGGCGGACAATGGCATCAGTATGATAAATGCCGACACCGCCGGTACGCAGCAGGGTTGAAGCCGTCTGAAAATGCGCTTCGCCCGACCAAGTGCAGCGGTTGTCGAGTTTTGCCGCCAGCGTTTCGGCCAAGCCGCTTTCTTTCAAAATTTCTTCGCTGTGTTGGTAGTCAAACCCGCTCAAGCCGAACAGATTGCCCAATACCCGCAATACTTTCCACAACGGACGGGCTTCGCCGTAGGCCTGCACCACGCCGTGGAAGGGTTGCAGACGGCCTTCCATATTGACGAAGCTACCCGAAGTTTCGGTAAACGGCGCAATCGGCAGCAGCACATCGCAAACGTCAAGCAGAGTATCGCTGACATACGGGGTAAACGCCATCACGCTTTTTGCCTGTTTCAATGCCGCCACGGCTGCTGTGCCATTGGCCACATCGATTTCAGGCTCGACATTCAGCAAAATCACCGCCTGTTTCGGCTCGGCAATCATTTGCGGAATGCTTGCCCCGCTGTTGATACCCAGTGCGGCCGCACCAACGCTGTTTGCCGCCTGCGGCAGAATGCCCAAAACAGCGCCGGTAGCGGCGGCCAGCTCTTGTGCGGCGGCGTAAACAGCAGCGTAATCAGGGTGGTTTTGCACTTCCGCACCCAAAATAATGGCGGCTTTTTCAGCCTGCTTGAGGCTGGCAAAAACGGTATTATCAATGTCGGTCGCCCATTTTTTCAGACGGCCTGCCCACTCGGCGGGGTGCTGCGCTTCTTGCGCCAGCAGCGGCATATTCAGCGTTTCCTTGCGGCTGCCCAATACGCTCAGTTGCAGATGTCCTTGCGCCGCCACCCGCAGACGGGCGGTTAGCAGCGGCTGTTCTTGGCGCAGATTGGCACCGACCACCAAAACCGCATCGTTATCGGCCAAATCCTGAATGCTTTGTCCCAGCCATTGCGCACCTTTGAGGCCGTCTGAAAGACGGTGATCCTGCTGTTGCAGACGGGTATCGATATTGCCGATGCCCAAACCAGCGGCAAGTTTTTTCGCCAGATACAGCTCTTCCACCGTATTCATCGGGTTCGCCCAAATGCCGATTTGGTCTTGGTTGCCGTCTTTGGCGATACATTCCACCGCATTGCGGACGTATTCGAGGGCGGTTTTCCAATCAACATCAATCCACTCGCCGCCCTGCTTGATTTTCGGCGTTTTCAGACGGCTTTCGTGATACAGGCCTTCGTAGGCGAAACGGTCGCGGTCGGACAGCCAGCATTCGTTGATGGCTTCGTTCTCCAGCGGCAATACACGGCGGACGGTGTGTTCTTTGGTTTGTACAATCAGATTCGAGCCGAGCGAGTCGTGTGCCGAAACCGATTTGCGGCGGTTGAGTTCCCAGCTTCGGGCATCGAAGCGGAACGGTTTGCTGGTCAATGCGCCGACCGGACACAAATCAATCACGTTGCCCGACAATTCGGTTTCCACCGCTTTGCCGATAAACGGCATGATTTCGGAATGCTCGCCCCGCCCCGCCATGGCAATTTCCTGCACGCCGGCGATTTCTTCGGTAAAACGCACGCAGCGGGTGCAGTGGATACAGCGGCTCATTTCTTCGGCAGACACCAGCGGCCCCATGTCTTTGCCGACAACGGAGCGTTTTTCTTCGGTATAACGGCTGGCAGTTTTGCCGTAGCCCATCGCCAAATCCTGCAACTGGCATTCGCCACCTTGGTCGCATACGGGACAATCCAACGGGTGGTTGATCAGCAGAAATTCCATCACGCCCGACTGCGCTTCTTTGGCCTTGGGCGAATGGGTATGCACCACCATGCCGTCGGTTACCGGCGTGGCGCAGGCCGGCAAAGGCTTAGGCGCTTTTTCCACTTCCACCAGACACATACGGCAGTTGGCGGCGATAGAGAGTTTTTTGTGGTAACAGAAATGCGGGATATACGTGCCGAGCCGGTGGGCGGCTTCGATTACCGTCGTCCCCTGCTCTACCGCAAGCTGTTTGCCATCGATTTCGATTTGTAACATGGTAAGTTTCCTAGTTACGGATTTTTAAGGTTTTTTGTTTGGCTGCCTGAAGCGGGCAGATTTACTGCACCTGATTTTCAGACGGCCTGATGTTATTTAGTGAGGTTTGCAAATCAAACCGTTTTTCTATTCTGTATTTACCGATTGCAAAAGTATCGCTTTAGCAATCTGTTCCTTCCCCCGTCCGGCGGGGGAAGGCTAGGAAGGGGGTGGCTTCCAAACTGTTTACAGCCTTTATTTATTGCACGTATTGCACGACATTTACGAACCGAAGCCCGCCGTACCACCCTTCCCCTAACCCCTTCCCGCCTGCGGGACGGGGAACAGGTTACTGCTATTTTACTGGTTTTCAGACGGCATTATTTCACCAACTAAAAAGTATCACTTTAGCAATCTGTTCCTTCCCCCGCCCGGCGGGGGAAGGCTAGGAAGGGGGTGGCTTCCAAACTGTTTACAGCCTTATTTATTGCACGTATTGCACGACGTTTACGAACCAAAGCCCATCGTGCCACCCTTCCCCTAACCCCTTCCCGCCAGCGGGACGGGGGACAGGTTACTGCTATTTTACTGGTTTTCAGACAGCCTTTGTTTCACTCGGTCTACCCGACTACCACACATTTCAACAATCTTTGCCAATACTGCGGCCGTCTGCTGCAAAACTTCATTATTCCAAAAACGTAATACGCAATAGCCTTGGTTGTTGAGAAACTCGGTACGTTTGCTGTCATAAACAGCCTGTTCGGCATGCTGTCCGCCGTCCAATTCGACAATCAGTTTGTGTTCCATACAGACAAAGTCGACAATATACGGGCCGATTGTCTGCTGTCGGCGGAACTTCATACCGTTCAAACGCTTGTCCCGCAAGCTATACCAAAGCCGTTGTTCGGCAAGCGTCATATTGCGTTTCAAATTGCGGGCATTGTTTTTTAATGCCGGATTGCGGGTACTGTAACGCATATTGCTTGATTTTCAGACGGCCTCAACGTTTTACCAGCCGCCCCAACAGTGTTCTTTCATCGGTTTGCCGTGTTCGATGTAATGCACAAATTCGTCACGGAAATGTTTAGTGAAGCTGCGCACGGGGAACACGGCGGCATCGGCGAGGGCGCAGATGGTGCGGCCGGCCATTTGGTTGCCGATTGAATCCAAGAGTTCCAAATCTTCCATGCGGCCTTTTCCCTGTACGATGCGGTGGACAATGCGGTAGAGCCAGCCTGTTCCTTCACGGCATGGAGTGCATTGGCCGCAGGATTCTTCAAAATAGAAGTAGCTCAAACGCTCCAAGGCTTTGACCATGCACACGTCTTCGTCCATCACGATAATTGCACCCGAACCGAGCATCGAACCGGCTTTGGCGACCGAGTCGTAGTCCATATTGGTGTTCATCATGATGTCGGCGGGCAACACGGGGGCGGACGATCCGCCCGGAATCACGGCTTTGAGTTTTTTGCCGCCGCGCATTCCGCCCGCCATTTTTAAGAGTTCGGCAAATGGTGTTCCCAGCGGCACTTCGTAGTTGCCGGGGCGTTCGACATGGCCGGAAATGGAAAACAGTTTGGTACCGCCTGCGCCTTCTACGCCTTGTTCTAAGAAAGTCCGGCCGCCGTCCCGAATGATAAATGGGACAGACGCAAACGTTTCGGTGTTGTTGATGGTGGTCGGTTTGCCGTATAAGCCGAATGAAGCGGGGAACGGCGGTTTGAAGCGGGGCTGGCCTTTTTTGCCTTCCAAACTTTCCAACAAGGCGGTTTCTTCGCCGCAAATATAGGCACCGTAGCCGTGGTGGGCGTGGAGTTCAAATGAGAAATCCGTTCCCAGAATGTTGCTGCCCAAAAATCCGGCGGCACGGGCTTCGGCGAGAGCGGCTTCAAAGCGTTGGTAGCCCTCGAAAATTTCACCGTGGATATAGTTGTAACCCGCCCGGCAGCCCATGGCGAAACCGGCAATAATCATGCCTTCAATCAGAGCATGGGGGTTGAACATGATGATGTCGCGGTCTTTAAACGTACCCGGCTCGCCCTCGTCGGTATTGCAGACGACGTATTTTTCGCCCGGAAACGAACGGGGCATAAAGCTCCATTTCAAACCGGTGGGGAAGCCCGCACCGCCGCGCCCGCGCAGCGCCGAGGTTTTGACTTCGGAAATGACATCGTCTTGGGTCATGGGTTGGGTCAGAATACGGCGCAGGGCTTGGTAGCCGCCCCGTTTGACGTATTCTTCCAGTTTCCAGCAATCGTGTTGGGCGGTATCGACTTGGTCGAAAATCACGCCTGATTGGTAAATAGCCATTTTGCTTATCTCGGGTATTTCGGTTTTTTTGTCCGGACGGCTGTTTGAGGCCGTCTGAATTTTTCGGGTTGGTTTTGTTGGTTAAATCAACTGTCTGAACTGTGTCAAACAGTGTGTTTGTTCACTTCGGTTTCCAAACGGATAAACGCCTCAATCATCGCCTGCCACACGGCTTCGGCCACATCGGGCGACAGCCCCGCCGCTTCTGCCTGCAGCCGTCGGGCGGCAAGCACTTGGGCGACTCTTTCAGGGGCGGCAACGGCCTGTGCATCATTTTTCGGCTTCAGTTTTCCCGCCTGCTCCACCAGTTTCTGCCGCTCGGCCAGCAGCTTAATGAGCTGCATGTCCAAGCCGTCGATGGCTTGCCGGACTTGTTTG
This window encodes:
- the nuoF gene encoding NADH-quinone oxidoreductase subunit NuoF; translation: MAIYQSGVIFDQVDTAQHDCWKLEEYVKRGGYQALRRILTQPMTQDDVISEVKTSALRGRGGAGFPTGLKWSFMPRSFPGEKYVVCNTDEGEPGTFKDRDIIMFNPHALIEGMIIAGFAMGCRAGYNYIHGEIFEGYQRFEAALAEARAAGFLGSNILGTDFSFELHAHHGYGAYICGEETALLESLEGKKGQPRFKPPFPASFGLYGKPTTINNTETFASVPFIIRDGGRTFLEQGVEGAGGTKLFSISGHVERPGNYEVPLGTPFAELLKMAGGMRGGKKLKAVIPGGSSAPVLPADIMMNTNMDYDSVAKAGSMLGSGAIIVMDEDVCMVKALERLSYFYFEESCGQCTPCREGTGWLYRIVHRIVQGKGRMEDLELLDSIGNQMAGRTICALADAAVFPVRSFTKHFRDEFVHYIEHGKPMKEHCWGGW
- a CDS encoding chorismate mutase codes for the protein MMDDLKQVRQAIDGLDMQLIKLLAERQKLVEQAGKLKPKNDAQAVAAPERVAQVLAARRLQAEAAGLSPDVAEAVWQAMIEAFIRLETEVNKHTV
- a CDS encoding endonuclease domain-containing protein codes for the protein MRYSTRNPALKNNARNLKRNMTLAEQRLWYSLRDKRLNGMKFRRQQTIGPYIVDFVCMEHKLIVELDGGQHAEQAVYDSKRTEFLNNQGYCVLRFWNNEVLQQTAAVLAKIVEMCGSRVDRVKQRLSENQ
- the nuoG gene encoding NADH-quinone oxidoreductase subunit NuoG, which produces MLQIEIDGKQLAVEQGTTVIEAAHRLGTYIPHFCYHKKLSIAANCRMCLVEVEKAPKPLPACATPVTDGMVVHTHSPKAKEAQSGVMEFLLINHPLDCPVCDQGGECQLQDLAMGYGKTASRYTEEKRSVVGKDMGPLVSAEEMSRCIHCTRCVRFTEEIAGVQEIAMAGRGEHSEIMPFIGKAVETELSGNVIDLCPVGALTSKPFRFDARSWELNRRKSVSAHDSLGSNLIVQTKEHTVRRVLPLENEAINECWLSDRDRFAYEGLYHESRLKTPKIKQGGEWIDVDWKTALEYVRNAVECIAKDGNQDQIGIWANPMNTVEELYLAKKLAAGLGIGNIDTRLQQQDHRLSDGLKGAQWLGQSIQDLADNDAVLVVGANLRQEQPLLTARLRVAAQGHLQLSVLGSRKETLNMPLLAQEAQHPAEWAGRLKKWATDIDNTVFASLKQAEKAAIILGAEVQNHPDYAAVYAAAQELAAATGAVLGILPQAANSVGAAALGINSGASIPQMIAEPKQAVILLNVEPEIDVANGTAAVAALKQAKSVMAFTPYVSDTLLDVCDVLLPIAPFTETSGSFVNMEGRLQPFHGVVQAYGEARPLWKVLRVLGNLFGLSGFDYQHSEEILKESGLAETLAAKLDNRCTWSGEAHFQTASTLLRTGGVGIYHTDAIVRRSAPLQATGHAAVPAARVHPNTLAALGLKDGGFALAKQNTESLRVAVVADKNIAENVVHLPLHSENTALGALMNPIELVGE